One segment of Cyprinus carpio isolate SPL01 chromosome B20, ASM1834038v1, whole genome shotgun sequence DNA contains the following:
- the LOC109051647 gene encoding protein THEMIS-like: MATTLHEFTQFLDPKMFPRVLQIQSGIYYQGCVYEMFGRECSLSTGDLLKIIDITITRFTAQTSSNTEIEIPVEYPGLFKLVADSQPYQSIQEIADSVKISSHRLSQPVFLSGSEIQPAHGVIRDGDSFRITAVTRELSGGCVQCELLHREPKFCFSLSFSQQGHFTECQDDQFYTLREIAEWKISKGRKRTVTEVKTLPKKDFLFSNLLENVFGELKLTPVYELKAVTRLSDKILLIPSNLDVEVVDVTEQFDCDSFVQPLSLMDVFKSPPELFPVLAKLSCERPFKLSPELEKLFNSNQVIIHHAFYAKRILASEMGHESTRHFLIPESYNGRFKRRPRQFPTTYDLERARSETEQIRVVATRDFESMYNGLASVSTGDEFIVTKGKSCALSHNGTMRAADAFQCLKVTGTKAKDLVRLPMCLEGGFMELVKDKRQYTIGEICRWFPLPFNVKVSVRDLSLKMDVLAGVPGLHIEEEISDPCLLISNTELSEIREVPVNRTDLILNIKQRWDGQSPVCSGNSVIEEISEDCYYTLRRYAFTTITPPPRPPKKPKDPPPRPPKMLSSRSESANSESSSCSPQSLCVEPFKQDDFIQCSDSKNGNDIKIPISPVTFPRPTLQKDLFKGRSLDSISITKHDDDDDVHDYEYIDENQLDSIRS, from the exons ATGGCTACGACGCTGCATGAATTCACGCAGTTTCTGGATCCTAAAATGTTCCCCAGAGTGCTTCAGATCCAGTCAGGAATATATTATCAAG gctGTGTGTATGAGATGTTTGGAAGAGAGTGCTCTCTTTCAACAGGAGATTTGCTGAAAATCATTGATATCACCATCACTAGATTCACTGCTCAGACCTCCAGCAACACTGAGATTGAGATTCCTGTGGAATATCCAG GATTGTTCAAGCTAGTGGCTGACAGTCAGCCGTACCAAAGCATACAAGAGATAGCTGACTCAGTGAAGATCAGCTCCCACAGACTGTCCCAGCCGGTATTCCTCAGCGGTTCGGAGATTCAGCCGGCACATGGCGTCATACGGGACGGAGACAGCTTCAGAATCACTGCCGTCACCCGTGAGCTCAGCGGTGGATGTGTGCAGTGTGAGCTGCTGCACAGAGAGCCCAAGTTCTGCTTCAGCCTGAGCTTCTCCCAGCAAGGCCACTTCACAGAGTGCCAGGATGACCAGTTTTACACCCTGAGAGAGATAGCAGAGTGGAAAATCTCCAAAGGCAGAAAGAGGACTGTAACCGAGGTCAAAACGCTGCCCAAAAAGGACTTCTTGTTCTCAAATTTGCTGGAGAACGTATTTGGAGAGCTGAAGCTGACTCCTGTGTATGAACTGAAGGCTGTGACACGAC TCAGTGATAAAATTCTGCTTATCCCATCAAATTTGGACGTGGAGGTGGTGGACGTCACTGAGCAGTTTGATTGTGACTCCTTTGTGCAGCCTCTCTCTCTTATGGATGTTTTCAAGAGTCCTCCAGAGCTTTTTCCTGTGCTGGCCAAGTTGTCATGTGAAAGACCTTTCAAGCTTTCTCCAGAGCTGGAAAAGCTTTTCAATTCCAATCAGGTGATCATTCATCATGCTTTCTATGCAAAACGAATACTGGCCTCGGAAATGGGTCATGAATCAACGAGACACTTTCTTATTCCGGAGTCCTACAATGGACGCTTCAAGCGGCGGCCGCGCCAGTTCCCCACCACCTACGATCTGGAGCGAGCACGCAGCGAAACTGAGCAGATACGTGTGGTGGCCACCAGGGATTTTGAGTCTATGTACAACGGGCTAGCTTCTGTAAGCACTGGAGATGAGTTTATAGTGACCAAAGGCAAAAGCTGTGCGCTTTCACACAATGGAACCATGAGGGCAGCTGATGCTTTTCAGTGTCTGAAAGTTACAGGGACAAAGGCGAAGGACCTTGTGCGCCTCCCCATGTGTTTGGAGGGGGGATTCATGGAACTGGTTAAAGACAAGCGTCAATACACCATTGGGGAAATATGCCGATGGTTCCCTCTCCCCTTCAATGTCAAAGTTTCTGTGCGAGACCTCTCGTTGAAGATGGACGTTTTGGCTGGCGTGCCCGGTCTGCACATTGAGGAGGAGATCTCTGACCCTTGCCTCCTCATTTCAAACACTGAGCTGTCAGAGATCAGGGAGGTGCCAGTCAATCGCACAGACTTGATTCTCAACATAAAGCAGCGCTGGGATGGCCAGAGTCCAGTATGTAGTGGGAATTCAGTCATTGAGGAGATCTCAGAGGACTGTTACTACACACTCAGGAGGTACGCCTTTACTACCATCACACCCCCTCCACGACCTCCCAAAAAACCCAAAGACCCTCCACCTCGACCTCCCAAGATGCTGTCGTCCAGATCTGAGAGTGCAAACAGTGAAAGCTCCAGCTGCTCTCCACAG AGTCTTTGTGTTGAACCTTTTAAGCAAGATGACTTCATTCAATGCAGTGATTCAAAAAATGGAAATGACATCAAGATTCCCATTAGTCCAGTCACTTTTCCAAGACCTACCCTGCAGAAAG